In a single window of the Gossypium hirsutum isolate 1008001.06 chromosome A13, Gossypium_hirsutum_v2.1, whole genome shotgun sequence genome:
- the LOC107894306 gene encoding transcription factor bHLH113 isoform X1: MMAETETDHGFEGDQETATATTTSSSFSQLLFGGGHDDDGDALGPAQSFNYTCSSFAVKSTPKMLCFGGCHPNDAEIVLGKPAIHAAPKAGLTCSDSSSTSSGNNTKSMQCRGAIVEAQPTRRRTNKRSKVENPTTGGHAKVRKEKIGDRINALQQLVSPFGKTDTASVLHEAMGYIRFLHDQVQVLCSPYLQHPHDGENNGGEESRKELKSRGLCLVPVACTAHVENSNGADFWSPATMGNNVIIRQ, encoded by the exons ATGATGGCTGAGACCGAGACTGACCATGGTTTTGAGGGGGACCAGGAGACTGCAACAGCTACTACTACTAGTAGTAGTTTTTCTCAGTTATTGTTTGGTGGTGGCCATGACGATGATGGTGATGCTCTTGGTCCTGCCCAGAGTTTTAACTACACTTGCTCTTCGTTTGCTGTGAAGAGTACACCCAAAATGCTTTGCTTTGGGGGATGCCATCCAAATGATGCTGAAATAGTGCTTGGTAAACCTGCTATTCATGCTGCTCCTAAAGCTGGGCTCACATGCAGTGATTCTTCCTCGACTTCTTCTGGTAACAACACCAAATCGATGCAGTGCAGGGGTGCCATTGTTGAAGCTCAACCGACAAGGCGAAGAACCAATAAAAGGTCCAAAGTCGAGAACCCCACCACCGGTGGCCATGCAAAG GTGAGGAAAGAGAAGATAGGAGATAGAATCAATGCGTTGCAGCAGCTGGTTTCACCATTTGGCAAG ACAGATACGGCATCAGTACTCCATGAAGCAATGGGTTATATCAGGTTCCTGCATGACCAGGTTCAAGTCCTTTGCTCTCCTTACCTGCAACACCCGCAT GATGGTGAAAACAACGGAGGTGAAGAATCAAGAAAGGAACTGAAGAGCAGAGGGCTGTGCCTGGTCCCCGTTGCTTGCACTGCTCACGTGGAGAATAGCAACGGTGCCGATTTCTGGTCACCGGCGACGATGGGAAACAATGTAATAATAAGGCAGTGA
- the LOC107894306 gene encoding transcription factor bHLH113 isoform X2 — protein sequence MMAETETDHGFEGDQETATATTTSSSFSQLLFGGGHDDDGDALGPAQSFNYTCSSFAVKSTPKMLCFGGCHPNDAEIVLGKPAIHAAPKAGLTCSDSSSTSSGNNTKSMQCRGAIVEAQPTRRRTNKRSKVENPTTGGHAKVRKEKIGDRINALQQLVSPFGKIRHQYSMKQWVISGSCMTRFKSFALLTCNTRMMVKTTEVKNQERN from the exons ATGATGGCTGAGACCGAGACTGACCATGGTTTTGAGGGGGACCAGGAGACTGCAACAGCTACTACTACTAGTAGTAGTTTTTCTCAGTTATTGTTTGGTGGTGGCCATGACGATGATGGTGATGCTCTTGGTCCTGCCCAGAGTTTTAACTACACTTGCTCTTCGTTTGCTGTGAAGAGTACACCCAAAATGCTTTGCTTTGGGGGATGCCATCCAAATGATGCTGAAATAGTGCTTGGTAAACCTGCTATTCATGCTGCTCCTAAAGCTGGGCTCACATGCAGTGATTCTTCCTCGACTTCTTCTGGTAACAACACCAAATCGATGCAGTGCAGGGGTGCCATTGTTGAAGCTCAACCGACAAGGCGAAGAACCAATAAAAGGTCCAAAGTCGAGAACCCCACCACCGGTGGCCATGCAAAG GTGAGGAAAGAGAAGATAGGAGATAGAATCAATGCGTTGCAGCAGCTGGTTTCACCATTTGGCAAG ATACGGCATCAGTACTCCATGAAGCAATGGGTTATATCAGGTTCCTGCATGACCAGGTTCAAGTCCTTTGCTCTCCTTACCTGCAACACCCGCAT GATGGTGAAAACAACGGAGGTGAAGAATCAAGAAAGGAACTGA